A region from the Arcanobacterium buesumense genome encodes:
- the recF gene encoding DNA replication/repair protein RecF (All proteins in this family for which functions are known are DNA-binding proteins that assist the filamentation of RecA onto DNA for the initiation of recombination or recombinational repair.), with amino-acid sequence MYISDLALNDFRSYRDVVISFNPGVTVFIGENGQGKTNLVEAIGYLATFSSHRVNGDTSLVRQGASAAVVRAKVMHGQSPTTVEIEILAGRANRARINRGNAKPTDVLGIVRTVMFAPEDLDLIKGDPAARRRFLDEIMIQLRPRMAQIKADYAKVAKQRAALLKTLWKTRRRTGIVDDTTLIIFNQQLAQLGARIIAERARIIAALRPHVESYYHEVSGGKGVARIDYVANVDERTGWQLPAITALESDDTGQLATDIATHEIDLQDEAATEQRLLAAMDEWRDQEIERGVNLVGPHRDDLALSLGTLPAKGFASHGESWSYALALRLASWQVLRDDSSGNWADDGEPILILDDVFAELDARRRQRLATIVGQGSQVFVTAAVGDDLPEELIGHKFVVHNGVVHNGTVKEVADE; translated from the coding sequence CTATTGGCTATTTAGCAACTTTTTCCTCACATCGAGTCAATGGCGATACCAGTTTGGTTCGGCAAGGAGCATCCGCGGCAGTTGTGCGCGCCAAAGTTATGCACGGCCAATCACCAACCACTGTGGAAATCGAAATATTGGCCGGCAGAGCCAACCGGGCACGCATTAACCGAGGCAACGCCAAACCAACCGACGTCCTGGGAATCGTACGAACAGTCATGTTCGCGCCCGAAGATCTTGACCTCATCAAAGGAGATCCAGCCGCTCGTCGTCGATTCCTTGACGAGATCATGATTCAGCTACGTCCACGTATGGCACAAATAAAAGCTGATTATGCCAAAGTTGCCAAACAACGTGCCGCACTCTTAAAGACGTTGTGGAAAACTCGTCGTCGAACCGGAATCGTCGATGACACCACCCTCATTATTTTCAACCAACAGTTGGCCCAACTTGGTGCACGTATCATCGCAGAACGCGCACGTATCATCGCTGCGTTGCGGCCCCACGTCGAATCCTATTATCACGAAGTCTCTGGTGGAAAGGGCGTAGCGCGAATCGATTATGTTGCCAACGTCGACGAACGAACTGGTTGGCAACTCCCAGCCATCACTGCGCTCGAAAGTGATGACACCGGACAACTCGCCACAGATATAGCTACTCACGAAATCGATTTACAAGATGAAGCAGCAACTGAGCAACGTCTGCTAGCTGCGATGGATGAGTGGCGCGATCAAGAAATTGAGCGCGGCGTCAATCTTGTTGGACCACACCGAGATGACCTCGCACTATCACTGGGAACGTTGCCTGCTAAAGGTTTCGCTTCGCATGGTGAATCATGGTCCTATGCGCTCGCGTTAAGACTTGCCTCGTGGCAAGTCTTGCGTGACGATTCATCTGGAAATTGGGCCGACGACGGCGAACCGATTCTTATTCTTGACGACGTTTTTGCTGAACTTGATGCCCGGCGCCGCCAACGGCTCGCCACAATTGTTGGTCAGGGATCTCAAGTATTTGTCACTGCAGCAGTTGGTGATGATCTCCCAGAAGAACTCATCGGGCACAAATTCGTTGTCCATAACGGAGTTGTCCATAACGGAACAGTGAAAGAAGTAGCTGATGAGTGA
- a CDS encoding DUF721 domain-containing protein has protein sequence MSETTSSRVTQARREAARKHGDILPLQILHRVRRMAADQGYVRRRNTSRATLAATQPEPIGDKPLVPSPGQDVGSGARPSYRDPQPLFVLIEKAIEERGWKTHVDVASVVTRWPEIVGPAVAANCSVVDFSDDGVLTLQAKTVAWETQIRSLLHHLDARLAQELGEGVVKEILLNGPYVPSWKHGRLSVPGRGPRDTYS, from the coding sequence ATGAGTGAGACAACATCGAGTCGCGTAACTCAAGCACGCCGGGAAGCTGCGCGTAAACACGGCGACATTTTGCCACTACAAATTTTGCACCGAGTCCGCCGTATGGCAGCCGATCAAGGATACGTGCGTCGCCGTAACACTTCTCGAGCAACACTGGCAGCTACTCAGCCAGAACCGATAGGTGACAAGCCATTAGTTCCTAGCCCAGGACAAGATGTTGGCTCGGGGGCACGTCCGTCCTATCGAGATCCACAACCTTTGTTTGTGTTGATAGAAAAAGCTATCGAGGAACGCGGTTGGAAAACTCACGTTGATGTGGCCTCTGTTGTGACGCGGTGGCCGGAGATTGTTGGCCCGGCTGTGGCTGCTAACTGCTCAGTTGTTGATTTCAGTGACGACGGCGTTTTGACCTTACAAGCGAAAACCGTGGCGTGGGAAACTCAGATTAGATCCTTGTTACACCATTTGGATGCTCGACTAGCTCAAGAACTTGGTGAAGGCGTAGTTAAAGAAATTCTACTCAACGGCCCTTATGTTCCTTCCTGGAAACATGGGCGATTATCGGTTCCGGGGCGTGGCCCACGCGATACGTACAGCTAG